From a region of the Methanolobus tindarius DSM 2278 genome:
- the trpA gene encoding tryptophan synthase subunit alpha, with amino-acid sequence MKIEDKFAELKERNEKALIAYVCAGDPSSEATKEIVNALVKGGADIVELGLPFSDPVADGPTIQAASTRALEAGMNPDLYFEMAASIKENVPLVCMTYYNLIYKRGNEKFARDCAEAGITGIIVPDLPAEEADELHAACKQNGVDLIFLITPVTTGKRMEKNLEKTSGFVYIVSRLGVTGERVDVAESTKNILSRIDTTVPKAVGFGISNGQQAAEVIKAGADAVIVGSAFVNIIASGENVNERVEKLASELKKSCR; translated from the coding sequence GTGAAAATTGAAGACAAGTTTGCAGAACTTAAAGAGAGGAATGAAAAGGCACTTATTGCCTACGTCTGTGCAGGTGATCCTTCATCTGAAGCTACAAAAGAAATTGTTAATGCACTTGTAAAAGGCGGAGCAGATATTGTTGAGCTGGGTCTCCCATTTTCAGATCCTGTTGCAGACGGACCTACGATACAGGCAGCATCAACCAGAGCTTTGGAAGCAGGCATGAACCCGGATCTTTATTTTGAAATGGCAGCATCAATTAAGGAAAATGTTCCTCTGGTATGCATGACATACTATAATCTAATATACAAAAGAGGAAACGAGAAATTTGCCAGGGATTGTGCTGAGGCAGGAATTACAGGAATTATTGTACCAGATCTTCCTGCAGAAGAAGCAGACGAACTACATGCTGCATGCAAACAGAATGGCGTTGACCTGATATTCCTTATCACACCCGTCACAACAGGAAAAAGGATGGAAAAGAACCTGGAAAAAACATCCGGTTTTGTCTATATCGTTTCAAGACTTGGAGTCACCGGAGAAAGAGTTGATGTTGCAGAGTCTACAAAGAACATACTTTCCCGCATTGATACAACAGTTCCAAAGGCAGTTGGGTTTGGAATATCCAACGGACAGCAGGCTGCAGAAGTTATCAAAGCAGGTGCTGATGCCGTAATTGTAGGTTCTGCTTTTGTAAACATAATCGCTTCAGGTGAGAATGTAAATGAAAGAGTAGAGAAACTTGCATCAGAATTAAAGAAAAGCTGCAGATAA
- the ftsY gene encoding signal recognition particle-docking protein FtsY has translation MFNKLKAKLSGFKDKIGSKIDEKAVAIESVEEIVEEIVESDEELESPVSISPSSQEVLEEKPEIPAEETRTDPKEESKTTKKFGFAQKAKALVFEREFILEEDDLEEPLWDLEMALLESDIALSVSEAIVNSVKSQLVGTRRRIGSNTGNIVEDALKNAIYDVMSANVFDLDEYVEKAEKPVHIVFIGINGTGKTTSIAKLSKRFKDQGMSVVVAAGDTFRAGAIDQLAIHADNIGVKIIKHQEQGDPAAVIYDAMQHAKAHNVDVVLSDTAGRMHTNINLMEQLKKVCRVAPPDLIIFVDEAVAGNDAVERAAQFNDAVPISGSILTKTDADSKGGAAISIAYITGKPILFLGMGQGYDDIRKFDPQWFVDQLFGE, from the coding sequence GTGTTCAATAAACTCAAGGCAAAACTCAGTGGATTCAAGGATAAGATTGGCAGTAAAATAGATGAAAAAGCTGTAGCTATCGAATCCGTTGAAGAAATTGTAGAGGAAATTGTAGAATCTGATGAAGAGCTGGAATCTCCTGTTTCAATTTCTCCTTCTTCACAGGAAGTATTAGAAGAAAAACCTGAAATTCCAGCTGAAGAAACCCGGACCGATCCAAAAGAGGAGAGCAAAACTACTAAGAAATTTGGTTTCGCACAAAAAGCCAAAGCTCTTGTTTTTGAAAGAGAATTCATTCTGGAAGAGGATGATCTCGAAGAACCTCTCTGGGATCTGGAAATGGCACTTCTTGAGAGTGATATTGCACTTTCAGTCTCAGAAGCAATTGTAAACTCAGTAAAGAGCCAGCTGGTTGGGACCAGAAGACGTATTGGTAGCAATACGGGGAACATTGTTGAAGATGCTCTGAAAAATGCAATCTATGATGTGATGAGTGCCAATGTATTTGACCTTGATGAATATGTGGAAAAAGCTGAAAAGCCGGTGCATATTGTTTTTATCGGTATAAACGGAACTGGAAAGACCACTTCAATTGCCAAGCTTTCCAAACGTTTCAAGGATCAGGGTATGTCCGTTGTAGTTGCTGCAGGTGACACATTCAGGGCAGGAGCTATTGATCAGCTTGCAATCCATGCTGATAATATTGGTGTAAAAATAATTAAACATCAGGAGCAGGGTGACCCGGCTGCTGTTATTTATGATGCAATGCAGCATGCAAAAGCACATAATGTGGATGTAGTATTATCTGACACCGCAGGCAGGATGCATACCAATATTAACCTCATGGAGCAGCTTAAAAAAGTCTGCCGTGTAGCTCCTCCGGACCTCATTATCTTTGTGGATGAAGCAGTTGCAGGCAACGATGCTGTAGAAAGGGCAGCACAGTTTAATGATGCAGTTCCTATAAGCGGTTCAATTCTGACAAAAACAGATGCCGATTCCAAAGGTGGTGCAGCAATCTCCATTGCCTACATAACAGGAAAACCAATATTGTTCCTTGGAATGGGGCAGGGATATGATGATATTCGTAAATTCGATCCTCAGTGGTTTGTGGATCAGCTTTTTGGAGAATGA
- the pfdA gene encoding prefoldin subunit alpha, producing the protein MADMNGQDPRVLANQHREFQKRAEMVQQQMSMVQISLEDCNRAINTIDELNTVSAGSEIMFPIGSGSFIYANISHTDKAVVDIGAGLTVERPLPEAKEILQRRREKLTTALDNMNNTLAQLSQQMQAIESFLAKLQQPQGNAGSQ; encoded by the coding sequence ATGGCGGATATGAATGGACAGGATCCAAGGGTTCTTGCAAACCAGCACCGTGAGTTTCAAAAGCGTGCGGAGATGGTTCAGCAGCAGATGAGCATGGTCCAGATATCATTGGAAGATTGTAATAGAGCAATTAACACAATAGATGAGCTTAACACTGTTTCCGCTGGTTCTGAAATAATGTTTCCTATAGGTTCCGGTTCATTTATATATGCCAATATCAGTCACACTGACAAAGCAGTGGTTGATATCGGTGCAGGGTTAACTGTTGAAAGACCTCTTCCTGAAGCAAAGGAAATTCTCCAGCGCCGCAGAGAAAAGCTTACAACAGCTCTTGATAATATGAATAACACCCTTGCCCAGTTAAGCCAGCAGATGCAGGCTATTGAGTCATTCCTTGCAAAGCTCCAGCAGCCACAAGGTAATGCAGGTTCCCAGTGA
- the rpl18a gene encoding 50S ribosomal protein L18Ae: MKTFQVKGTFKAGIAWEKFTKVIESQNEKNAEDKVYSLVGSQHGLKRNLIKIESITEA; the protein is encoded by the coding sequence ATGAAGACATTTCAGGTCAAAGGCACATTCAAGGCCGGAATAGCATGGGAAAAGTTTACAAAGGTCATTGAGAGCCAGAACGAGAAGAATGCAGAGGATAAAGTGTATTCACTCGTCGGCAGTCAACATGGTCTTAAAAGAAACTTGATAAAGATCGAAAGTATAACTGAGGCATGA
- a CDS encoding translation initiation factor IF-6, with translation MLRTITIQESPILGAFATCTENIVLVPLGTPEPVREKIGQFLQANVVETLINGSTIVGSLCRGNSNAVLVPMDSNVRGIEKIDVPVVELPSKLNAIGNVVLANDSAALVHPELNDKSVETIEKALNVDVKRGTIGGAKTVGMAGVATNKGLLVNPRATSTELEMLEKLFDLPVDIGTSNYGTQMVGSGLIANSKGYVAGSKTTGHELGRIEDALDLLE, from the coding sequence ATGTTACGAACTATAACTATACAGGAAAGCCCCATTCTAGGGGCTTTTGCAACATGCACCGAAAATATAGTGCTTGTACCCTTAGGTACACCTGAGCCTGTCCGTGAAAAGATAGGCCAGTTCTTGCAGGCAAATGTAGTGGAAACCCTTATCAATGGAAGTACTATTGTGGGTTCACTTTGTCGGGGAAATTCCAACGCAGTGCTTGTTCCAATGGATTCCAATGTCAGAGGCATAGAAAAGATCGATGTTCCTGTTGTTGAATTACCAAGTAAGCTTAATGCTATAGGTAATGTTGTGCTTGCAAATGATTCTGCTGCACTTGTACATCCGGAACTCAATGATAAATCTGTGGAAACTATTGAGAAAGCTCTTAATGTAGATGTTAAAAGAGGCACTATAGGCGGTGCAAAAACTGTAGGGATGGCCGGAGTTGCAACCAATAAAGGTTTGCTTGTAAATCCGCGGGCAACCAGTACCGAGCTTGAAATGCTCGAAAAGTTGTTCGATCTTCCCGTAGATATTGGGACCTCTAATTATGGAACTCAAATGGTTGGTTCCGGATTGATTGCAAATTCCAAAGGTTATGTTGCAGGTTCGAAGACTACGGGACATGAACTGGGAAGAATAGAGGATGCCCTGGACTTATTAGAATAA
- a CDS encoding 50S ribosomal protein L31e, which yields MAEDIVKEQIYTIPLREVKEYPRWKRSKKAVKVIRAYLTKHMKVEPDMIKLDKTINEKVWEHGSEKPPLSIRIRAAKFEDGEVQAELA from the coding sequence ATGGCAGAAGATATAGTAAAAGAGCAGATCTATACGATCCCTCTCCGTGAAGTGAAGGAATACCCTCGCTGGAAGAGATCAAAGAAGGCTGTAAAAGTTATCAGAGCATACCTTACAAAACACATGAAAGTTGAGCCTGACATGATCAAGTTAGACAAGACTATCAATGAGAAAGTATGGGAACATGGTTCTGAGAAACCACCTCTCTCCATCCGTATAAGGGCTGCAAAGTTCGAGGATGGAGAAGTTCAGGCGGAACTCGCATAA
- a CDS encoding 50S ribosomal protein L39e: MSHNTKGQKTRLAKAHRQNHRVPTWVIIKTGRKVVSHPKRRHWRRSSLDVK, from the coding sequence GTGAGCCACAATACTAAAGGACAGAAGACAAGGTTGGCAAAAGCACACAGGCAGAACCACAGGGTTCCTACCTGGGTTATCATTAAGACCGGTCGTAAGGTCGTAAGCCATCCAAAGAGAAGACACTGGAGAAGAAGCAGTCTCGATGTGAAATAA
- a CDS encoding DUF7411 family protein produces MHVSVMFSGGKDSSLSAILLEPFFEVELVTCSFSLLPVGEVAAETAERLGFAHRIIKPDVSILEKAYDMIMEDGFPKNAINFIHRSVIEHLAVDSNVTFIADGIRRDDRVPMLELSQIRSIEDRFGVHYICPLKGFGRAAVNELVNKHLVIEEGLSEDVLKADYETELREMIVQSHGSEKIKEIFPTHVQSHVIERKISVKE; encoded by the coding sequence ATGCATGTATCGGTAATGTTCAGTGGTGGAAAGGACAGTTCTTTGTCCGCAATACTGCTGGAGCCTTTCTTTGAAGTTGAACTAGTAACATGTAGTTTTTCACTGCTTCCTGTTGGGGAAGTAGCTGCTGAAACTGCAGAGAGGCTTGGTTTTGCCCACAGGATTATCAAACCTGATGTTTCAATTCTTGAAAAGGCATACGATATGATTATGGAGGATGGCTTCCCCAAAAATGCAATCAATTTCATTCACAGAAGCGTTATAGAGCATCTAGCGGTCGACTCTAATGTCACATTCATTGCTGACGGAATTCGCCGTGATGATCGTGTTCCTATGCTTGAATTATCACAGATAAGAAGCATTGAGGATCGGTTTGGTGTTCACTATATATGCCCTTTGAAAGGATTTGGGCGTGCTGCAGTAAATGAACTTGTGAATAAGCATCTGGTCATCGAAGAAGGTCTGAGTGAGGATGTACTTAAAGCAGATTATGAAACTGAACTAAGGGAAATGATAGTTCAAAGTCATGGTTCTGAAAAGATTAAAGAAATATTCCCCACTCATGTACAATCACATGTTATCGAACGCAAGATAAGCGTGAAGGAATGA
- a CDS encoding DNA-binding protein — translation MTDDLEEIRRKRLAQIQQQQQAAQQQAGGADMQAAMQQEQMQAEMEAKKQALMRQILTPEARERLTNLRMSRKELVEQLENQLIMLAQSGRLQSMIDDEKLKQLLVQMQPKKRETTIKRM, via the coding sequence ATGACTGATGACCTTGAAGAGATAAGAAGAAAAAGACTTGCACAAATCCAGCAGCAGCAACAGGCAGCTCAACAACAGGCAGGCGGAGCTGATATGCAGGCTGCAATGCAACAGGAGCAAATGCAGGCTGAGATGGAAGCAAAGAAGCAGGCTCTGATGCGTCAGATCCTGACTCCGGAAGCGCGTGAAAGGCTGACAAATCTACGCATGTCCCGTAAGGAACTTGTTGAGCAGCTTGAAAACCAGTTGATCATGCTTGCACAGAGTGGCAGGCTACAATCCATGATCGACGATGAAAAACTCAAACAGCTTCTGGTTCAGATGCAGCCCAAAAAGAGGGAAACTACTATTAAGCGTATGTGA
- a CDS encoding 30S ribosomal protein S19e: MTTVYDVPAAEFIAKVAEKLKDNDKVNAPEWATYVKTGVHKELPPIDTEWWYTRCAAVLRTVYTQGPIGVERMRSVYGGKKDRGVAPGKKAKGSGAIARTALQQLEEAGFVRTLKSGRVVSPQGQSMLDNVAYEVKQDLLETIPGLAKY, translated from the coding sequence ATGACAACTGTATATGACGTTCCTGCAGCCGAGTTTATAGCAAAGGTAGCAGAAAAGTTGAAAGATAACGATAAAGTAAATGCACCTGAATGGGCAACATACGTGAAGACAGGTGTGCACAAGGAACTTCCACCAATCGATACTGAATGGTGGTACACAAGATGTGCAGCAGTACTTAGAACTGTATACACCCAGGGCCCAATCGGTGTTGAGAGAATGAGATCTGTCTATGGTGGAAAGAAGGACAGAGGCGTTGCTCCTGGCAAAAAGGCAAAGGGCAGCGGTGCAATAGCAAGAACTGCACTTCAGCAGCTTGAAGAAGCAGGTTTTGTACGCACTCTCAAGAGCGGTCGTGTGGTATCCCCACAGGGACAGTCCATGCTTGACAATGTTGCATATGAGGTAAAACAAGATCTTCTGGAAACCATTCCAGGTCTTGCAAAATACTGA